In Rutidosis leptorrhynchoides isolate AG116_Rl617_1_P2 chromosome 2, CSIRO_AGI_Rlap_v1, whole genome shotgun sequence, one genomic interval encodes:
- the LOC139890547 gene encoding protein BUNDLE SHEATH DEFECTIVE 2, chloroplastic-like: MSITLCCSSFISPNKPRIIGGNSNAPKVIFVSNLTNQNSKTERFHSLEVKATNDTKSTTKVNSIVCESCEGNSAIQCTQCKGNGVNLEDHFNGRFKAGGLCWLCRGKKEILCGNCNGAGFCGGFMSTSDQ; this comes from the exons ATGTCTATTACTCTTTGTTGTTCTTCCTTCATTTCCCCAAACAAACCAA GGATCATTGGTGGAAACTCAAATGCTCCAAAAGTGATTTTTGTCAGCAATTTGACTAATCAGAATTCAAAAACTGAAAGATTTCATTCTTTGGAAGTCAAG GCTACGAATGATACAAAGAGCACCACGAAAGTAAACAGCATTGTTTGTGAAAGTTGTGAGGGAAATA GTGCTATACAATGTACACAATGCAAAGGAAATGGAGTAAACTTGGAAGATCATTTCAATGGACGGTTCAAAGCTGGTGGATTGTGTTGGCTCTGCAG AGGTAAAAAAGAGATTCTTTGTGGAAATTGCAATGGAGCTGGATTTTGTGGCGGGTTCATGAGCACTTCTGATCAATAG
- the LOC139890549 gene encoding uncharacterized protein, whose translation MAATIACLQIPTVPSKSLHSNSQSQLLIPSINLSNLPINFSHLKPLSAVTLPLPFFLNTQDAFAAGGEYGILEGRSLALVHPIVMGGLFAYTLYAGYLGWQWRRVRTIQDEINELKKQEEPVAATPEGTPVTPSPLQSKIQQLSEERKVLIKGQYREKHYNAGSILLAFGVFESIGGGVNTYLRTGKLFPGPHLFAGAAITVLWAAAAALVPPMQKGNETARNLHIALNVLNVLLFAWQIPTGFDIVLKVFEFTKWP comes from the exons ATGGCAGCCACAATTGCATGTCTTCAAATTCCAACAGTTCCTTCTAAATCATTACATTCAAATTCACAATCACAGTTATTAATTCCATCAATAAATCTCTCTAATCTTCCTATTAACTTTAGTCACTTGAAGCCTCTATCAGCAGTCACATTACCATTACCATTCTTTCTAAACACTCAG GATGCATTTGCAGCTGGTGGTGAATATGGGATATTGGAAGGGAGATCATTGGCTTTAGTTCATCCAATAGTAATGGGCGGTCTATTTGCATACACATTATATGCTGGTTATTTAGGTTGGCAATGGAGAAGGGTTAGAACAATACAAGATGAAATTAATGAGTTGAAGAAACAAGAAGAACCAGTCGCAGCCACCCCTGAAGGAACTCCAGTTACACCTTCCCCACTTCAATCCAAGATTCAACAACTATCTGAG GAGAGGAAGGTGTTGATCAAGGGACAATATAGGGAAAAACACTATAATGCAGGTTCAATATTGCTTGCATTTGGTGTGTTTGAGTCCATTGGTGGTGGAGTCAACACTTATCTCAGGACAGGGAAACTATTTCCCGGGCCCCATCTGTTCGCCGGTGCAG CAATAACGGTGTTATGGGCTGCAGCTGCTGCATTAGTCCCTCCTATGCAGAAAGGGAATGAGACGGCAAGAAACCTTCATATAGCGTTGAACGTCTTAAATGTTCTTCTTTTCGCATGGCAGATTCCAACAGGGTTTGATATTGTTCTTAAAGTGTTTGAGTTCACCAAATggccataa